One genomic window of Thalassolituus hydrocarboniclasticus includes the following:
- a CDS encoding ABC transporter substrate-binding protein: protein MRSILLFSAAVLALLFARGVFAEPEFIEPEPLAARINTAVGPVKNTQPLRVPMITWGGDMISILANGMNTRTQPGSAMARAGLNYEFVLQDNFDKQLQDYLSGASPYLRCTIGMCNQALDLINKDPRTRPVVIYQLTWSRGGDTLVAKNGIVRVGELKGKTIAIQAYGPHVDFMTTLLTQAGLKMSDVNLKWMPDLTLSPNSPPEALKLAEIDASFMIISDAYGLTSGRRVGTGSNGSIPGARMIISTMFARRIIADVYVVRADYFEKNKAEVQSFVQTLMSTSAQLQELMRDLSNPQKLQLLEASADILLGDKNAQPDIENLYYDAQFVDKQGNVDFFSNPQFPHRLEVLNERVQDAFNAMGLIKTKAPMAKADWDYSLLSE from the coding sequence GTGCGTTCAATATTGCTGTTCTCTGCTGCCGTTCTGGCCCTGCTGTTTGCGCGGGGTGTCTTTGCGGAGCCCGAGTTTATTGAGCCTGAACCACTGGCCGCGCGTATTAATACGGCAGTGGGCCCGGTAAAGAATACCCAGCCACTGCGGGTGCCAATGATCACCTGGGGCGGGGATATGATCAGCATTCTGGCCAACGGTATGAATACCCGCACCCAGCCTGGCAGCGCCATGGCCAGAGCCGGATTGAATTACGAATTTGTCTTGCAGGATAACTTTGATAAACAGTTGCAGGATTATTTATCCGGAGCTTCCCCTTATCTGCGCTGTACCATCGGTATGTGCAATCAGGCTCTGGATCTGATTAATAAAGATCCGCGTACCCGTCCGGTGGTTATATATCAGCTTACCTGGTCGCGTGGTGGCGACACCCTGGTTGCTAAAAACGGCATAGTCCGCGTTGGTGAGTTAAAAGGAAAAACCATCGCTATTCAGGCTTATGGCCCGCATGTGGATTTTATGACCACCTTGCTGACCCAGGCCGGCCTGAAGATGAGTGATGTGAATCTGAAATGGATGCCGGATCTTACGTTATCGCCCAACTCGCCACCGGAAGCACTGAAGCTGGCGGAAATCGACGCCTCATTTATGATTATTTCTGACGCTTACGGGCTGACCTCCGGCCGGCGGGTCGGCACCGGCAGTAACGGTTCGATTCCCGGTGCGCGGATGATAATTTCTACTATGTTTGCACGCCGGATTATTGCCGATGTTTATGTGGTGCGTGCCGATTATTTTGAAAAAAATAAAGCGGAAGTGCAGAGCTTTGTGCAAACGCTGATGAGCACTTCAGCTCAGCTGCAGGAACTGATGCGTGACCTGTCCAATCCGCAGAAACTGCAATTACTGGAAGCCTCTGCAGATATTTTACTGGGTGATAAAAACGCCCAACCGGATATTGAAAACCTGTATTACGACGCGCAGTTTGTCGATAAGCAGGGCAATGTTGATTTCTTCAGTAACCCGCAATTTCCACATCGCCTGGAAGTGCTGAATGAGCGGGTACAGGATGCGTTTAATGCGATGGGATTAATTAAAACCAAAGCGCCGATGGCGAAAGCTGACTGGGATTACTCGTTGCTGTCGGAGTAA
- a CDS encoding peptidylprolyl isomerase: MTTLALHHILLKSPLLAADVLQELQLGADFSELAEEYSACPSAHHQGFAGYHDSDQLPTELLRALNEHDSESPYVGPVRTAFGYHILKAVAKPERTLLIDEAGQ, translated from the coding sequence ATGACCACCCTCGCCCTGCACCATATTTTGCTGAAAAGCCCGTTACTGGCGGCTGATGTTTTACAGGAGCTGCAGCTTGGTGCTGACTTCAGCGAACTGGCCGAAGAATATTCTGCCTGTCCCTCAGCACATCATCAGGGCTTTGCCGGTTACCATGACAGCGACCAGCTGCCCACCGAACTGCTGCGCGCCCTGAATGAGCATGACAGCGAGTCACCCTACGTCGGTCCGGTCAGAACCGCCTTTGGTTACCATATTCTGAAAGCCGTGGCGAAACCGGAACGCACCCTGCTGATTGACGAAGCCGGGCAATAA
- a CDS encoding paraquat-inducible protein A: MIRLLVQRWSEAGLLQRCGLLFALCSYALLWPGVTEPIMTLSAQVSMFGLKAQLFHETRSIWQTVLKLHELGYTPVAILIVSFSVIIPLLKLTLIISTWLLPSALRWRLVGILGKWSMADVFVVAILVAFFTAKATAELSAELLPGFYWFTAFCLCSVISGQMLTLHADQSQRAGTPELN; this comes from the coding sequence ATGATCCGCCTGCTTGTGCAACGCTGGTCAGAAGCTGGTCTTCTGCAGCGTTGCGGCCTGCTCTTCGCCCTCTGCAGTTACGCCTTACTCTGGCCCGGTGTGACCGAGCCCATTATGACCCTGAGCGCGCAGGTCAGTATGTTTGGCCTTAAAGCCCAGCTGTTTCACGAAACCCGCTCAATCTGGCAGACCGTTCTCAAATTGCATGAGCTGGGTTACACCCCGGTTGCCATTCTGATTGTCAGCTTCAGTGTGATTATTCCGCTGCTGAAACTGACACTGATCATCAGCACCTGGCTGCTGCCTTCAGCACTGCGCTGGCGTCTGGTCGGCATATTGGGTAAATGGTCGATGGCCGATGTCTTTGTCGTCGCTATTCTGGTGGCATTTTTTACCGCCAAAGCCACCGCCGAATTATCCGCTGAGCTGTTACCCGGTTTTTACTGGTTTACCGCCTTCTGCCTGTGCTCTGTTATCTCCGGGCAAATGCTGACCCTGCACGCCGACCAAAGCCAGCGCGCAGGAACGCCTGAGCTGAACTAA
- the minE gene encoding cell division topological specificity factor MinE has protein sequence MSLIDYFRKEQKSSASVAKERLQILVAHDRLRNNGPEYLPQLQQEIMAVIRKYVAIGEDDVSVHLEQQGTTSVLELNVTLPDRK, from the coding sequence ATGAGCTTAATAGACTACTTCCGCAAGGAGCAGAAAAGCAGCGCCAGTGTCGCTAAAGAGCGTTTACAGATTCTGGTAGCCCACGACCGCCTGCGTAATAACGGCCCGGAATATCTGCCACAACTGCAACAGGAAATCATGGCGGTTATCCGTAAATACGTCGCCATCGGTGAAGACGACGTATCGGTTCATCTTGAACAACAGGGCACCACATCGGTGCTGGAGCTGAACGTTACCCTGCCGGATCGTAAATGA
- the minD gene encoding septum site-determining protein MinD, whose translation MAKIIVVTSGKGGVGKTTTSAAFSTALAMKGHKTVVIDFDVGLRNLDLVMGCERRVVYDFVNVVQGEASLKQALIKDKRLPNLFVLPASQTRDKDALNPEGVEKVLNELSADFDYIVCDSPAGIEHGAHMALYYAEEAIIVTNPEVSSVRDSDRIIGILQSKSRLAEQGKSVKEHLLLTRYNPERVERGEMLSVQDVEEILAIPLLGVIPESEAVLKASNQGVPVVHDSESDAGQAYDDAVARYLGEDRPHRFLEKQRKGFLKRVFGG comes from the coding sequence TTGGCAAAGATCATCGTTGTCACCTCCGGTAAAGGCGGAGTCGGTAAAACCACCACCAGTGCAGCCTTCTCCACCGCTCTGGCCATGAAAGGCCACAAAACCGTCGTCATCGACTTCGATGTTGGCTTACGCAATCTGGATCTGGTCATGGGCTGTGAACGCCGCGTGGTCTACGATTTTGTTAACGTCGTACAGGGTGAAGCATCACTGAAACAGGCGCTGATCAAAGACAAACGTCTGCCGAACCTGTTTGTCCTGCCGGCCTCACAAACCCGTGATAAAGACGCACTGAATCCCGAAGGTGTGGAAAAAGTGCTGAACGAACTCAGCGCTGATTTTGACTACATCGTCTGCGATTCCCCTGCCGGTATCGAGCACGGCGCGCATATGGCGCTGTATTACGCCGAGGAAGCCATCATCGTCACCAACCCGGAAGTCTCTTCCGTACGCGACTCTGACCGCATTATCGGTATTCTGCAGAGCAAATCACGCCTCGCCGAACAGGGCAAAAGCGTTAAAGAACATCTGCTGCTGACCCGTTACAACCCGGAGCGCGTAGAGCGCGGTGAAATGCTGTCGGTACAGGACGTTGAAGAAATTCTCGCCATCCCGCTGCTGGGCGTAATCCCGGAATCGGAAGCGGTATTGAAAGCCTCTAACCAGGGTGTACCCGTTGTGCACGACAGCGAGAGCGACGCTGGCCAGGCCTACGATGATGCTGTAGCCCGTTATCTGGGCGAAGACCGTCCGCATCGTTTTCTTGAGAAGCAGCGAAAAGGCTTCCTGAAGCGTGTATTCGGAGGGTGA
- the minC gene encoding septum site-determining protein MinC, with amino-acid sequence MDSAVSLKAGLVPLTTLHFSSNDLADIRAQLEKKQAEAPALFRHLPCVLDLSSLDPNLLTLADLQQLCRDCGLLPVAVRNAGNEWQAQAEALHLADLGKGTSRAAARQQDTPATDSGNETPPPARAVKIHTGNIRSGQQLYNDGDLIIFGMVSAGAEVLATGDIHIYGTLRGRALAGVKGDESAIIACQQFDPELVAIAGQYRLFEEQQEQRQQPVAVGLQDGTLNITSV; translated from the coding sequence ATGGACAGTGCTGTCAGTCTCAAAGCCGGTCTGGTGCCGCTGACCACATTGCATTTCAGCAGCAATGATCTTGCCGATATCCGCGCCCAGCTGGAGAAAAAGCAGGCCGAAGCGCCGGCATTGTTCCGCCATCTACCCTGCGTACTGGATTTATCCTCATTAGATCCCAACCTGCTGACGCTGGCGGATTTACAACAGCTCTGCCGTGATTGTGGTCTGCTGCCGGTTGCGGTACGCAACGCCGGCAATGAGTGGCAGGCTCAGGCCGAAGCGCTGCACCTGGCCGATCTGGGTAAAGGGACCAGCCGCGCGGCAGCACGCCAGCAGGACACGCCGGCCACGGATTCAGGCAATGAAACACCGCCACCTGCACGTGCGGTCAAAATTCATACCGGTAATATCCGCTCCGGTCAGCAGCTGTATAACGATGGTGATCTGATTATTTTTGGCATGGTCAGCGCCGGCGCTGAGGTACTGGCAACCGGTGATATTCATATCTACGGCACCCTGCGAGGACGTGCTCTGGCCGGCGTCAAAGGCGATGAGTCGGCCATTATTGCCTGTCAGCAGTTCGATCCGGAACTGGTTGCAATTGCCGGTCAGTACCGTCTGTTTGAAGAACAGCAGGAGCAACGCCAGCAGCCTGTCGCAGTCGGCCTGCAGGATGGCACCTTGAACATCACCAGCGTTTGA
- a CDS encoding HopJ type III effector protein, with amino-acid sequence MNDFSQAQADFIAALNSNDHLFASTLAFIGQWFDFTPSAFNNGGVQNSAEQNQGSCKVFALAQLLQLSKEQALRCFGEHYRDVLATPDVDNHHNLRRVLRDGLADITFDRFPLTAKAQA; translated from the coding sequence GTGAACGATTTTTCTCAGGCGCAAGCCGACTTTATTGCCGCACTCAACAGCAACGATCATTTGTTTGCCAGCACTCTGGCGTTTATCGGGCAGTGGTTTGATTTCACCCCCAGCGCGTTCAACAACGGTGGCGTGCAGAACAGCGCTGAGCAGAATCAGGGCAGCTGCAAAGTATTTGCCCTCGCGCAATTACTGCAACTGAGCAAAGAGCAGGCTCTGCGCTGCTTTGGCGAACATTACCGTGATGTGCTGGCCACGCCGGATGTCGATAATCACCATAACCTGCGCCGTGTGCTGCGCGACGGTTTAGCCGACATCACCTTCGACCGATTCCCGCTGACTGCTAAAGCGCAGGCCTGA